ACTCGAACGTGCGGCCGGACGCCGCGTCGACGGCCCGGCCCCCGATCAGCATCCGGAACACCTCGGTCATGCCGTCCTCCTCGCCTCGCCGGGCAGGTTACGAGGCGCAGCGGCGCGATGCACCTGTACCCAGCGGTAACACGGACGCCACACCGGCGACATACTCGACGTGAACCGACGCCGGACCCTCACCGCCCTGCTCGCGGTGACCGCCATCGCCGGCTGCTCCTCCCCCGACCGGGCGTGGGAGATGCCCGGGGTGGTCGGGCAGAACCTGCAGGCCGCGCAGGACGCCGTGCAGGAGCTGACGGGCTTCGCGGTGCGCGTCACCACGCACGACCTCAGCGGCGCCGACCGCAGGCAGGTCACCGACGTCGAGTGGATGGTGTGCACCCAGACCCCGGAGGCGGGCACCGAGATCACGACGGACTCGATGGTCGACCTCGGCGTCGTGCGGCAGGACGAGGACTGCTGAGCGGTACGGTACCCCCCTAGCGTATGCTCGACGGCGTGAACGGATACGCCCAGGACAAGGACGCCTACCTCAAGCGCATGAAGCGCATCGAGGGCCAGGTGCGCGGCATCGCCAAGATGATCGAGGACGACAAGTACTGCATCGACGTCCTCACGCAGGTCTCCGCCGCCACCAAGGCCCTGGAGGCCGTGGCGCTGGGCCTGCTCGACGAGCACCTGCGCCACTGCGTCTCCGAGGCCGTCGCCCAGGGCGGGCAGGCGGCCGACGACAAGGTCGCCGAGGCCAGCGCGGCCATCGCGCGCCTGGTCCGTTCGTAGCAGAAGGGGAACGACATGACCGAGCACACCTGGACCGTCACCGGCATGACCTGCGACCACTGCGTCGCGTCGGTCACCGAGGAGATCACCGAGCTCGACGGCGTCGCGGCCGTCGCGGTCGACCTGCGCACCGGGGCCGTCACGGTCCGCAGCGCCGCCCCGCTCGACGACGCCGCCGTGCGCGCCGCCGTCGCCGAGGCCGGGTACGCGGTGGCCGCCTGACCATGCGCACCGCCACGAAGCTGACCGCCTACGGTGCGGCGCTCGTCCTGGTCACGGCCGGGGCATGGGCGACCGGAACCGCTGTCGGTCCCCTGGGCTCCGCGGTCGCCGATCCCGGCACCGCGGCCCACGGGGACGCTCACAGCGGCACCGTCGCGGAGGCGACCGGACTGCCCCCGGGGCTGTCCACCACCGAGCAGGGCCTGACGCTGCGGCCGGCCGCGACGACGCACACCGGCGGCCCGTTCGCGTTCACGATCACCGGCCCCGACGGGGCGCCCGTCACCGCGTTCGACGTGGAGCACGAGAAGCGGATGCACCTGGTCGTCGTACGCCGCGACGGCTCCGCGTTCCGGCACGTGCACCCCGAGATGGCGCCCGACGGCACCTGGACCGTGCCGCTGGAGCGGCCCGCCGGCGGGAGCTACCGCGCGTTCGCCGACTTCGTCCCCACCGGCGGCGAGCCCGTCACGCTGGGCGTCGACGTGTCGGTGCCCGGCGAGTTCGTCCCCGTCGAGCACGCCCCCGGCCGCACCGCGCAGGTCGGCGGCTACACCGTGACCCTCGACGGCGACCTGGTCGCCGGGCAGGCCTCCCCCGTCACGCTGACGGTCGCGCGCGACGGCGTGCCCGTCACCGATCTCGAGCCGTACCTCGGCGCGTACGGCCACCTCGTCGCGCTGCGCGGGGGCGACCTCGCGTACCTGCACGTGCACCCGGAGGACGGGCCGGCGGGGCCGGGGATCGGGTTCGTCGCCGAGGTGCCGAGCGCCGGCACCTACCGGCTGTTCCTGGACTTCTCCCACGGCGGGGTCGTCCGCACCGCGGAGTTCACCGTGCCCACCGGCCCGTCCACCGGGGCCGGCGCGGAGAGCGAACCGCACTCGCACGAGGAGGGACCCCGATGACCGCGACGCTCCCCGTCACCGAGATCGAGCTGGTGATCGGCGGGATGACGTGCGCGTCCTGCGCCAACCGGGTCGAGCGCAAGCTCAACAAGCTCGACGGCGTGAGCGCCAGCGTCAACTACGCCACCGAGAAGGCCCGGGTGCAGGCGCCCGACGGCGTCGACCCGGCCGTGCTCGTCGCGCAGGTGGAGGCGGCCGGGTACACGGCGAAGCTGCCCGCCGCGGCGCCCGCTCCCGAGGAGGGGACGGCCGACCCGCTGCGCGAGCGGCTGCTCGTCTCGATCGCGCTGTCGGTTCCGGTGGTCGCGCTGTCGATGGTGCCGGCCTGGCAGTTCACCTACTGGCAGTGGATCGCGCTCGCGCTCGCCGGGCCGGTCGTCGTGTGGGCGGCGGCGCCGTTCCACCGCGCGGCCTGGACCAACCTGCGCCACGGCGCGGCCACGATGGACACGCTGGTGTCGATGGGCGTGCTGGCCGCGTTCGCGTGGTCGCTCTACGCCCTGCTGTGGGGCACCGCGGGCACGCCCGGGATGGTGCACCCCTTCGAGCTGACGATCTCCCCGAGCGACGGCGCCGGCAACATCTACCTCGAGGTCGCGGCCGGGGTCACCACGTTCCTGCTGGCCGGGCGGTGGTTCGAGGCGCGGTCCAAGCGCCGGGCCGGCGCGGCGCTGCGCGCGCTGCTGGAGCTGGGGGCGAAGGACGTCGCCCTGCTGCGGGACGGGACGGAGACCCGCGTCCCGGTCGACGCGCTGCGCGTCGGTGACCGCTTCGTGGTGCGGCCCGGTGAGAAGGTCGCGACCGACGGCGTGGTCGAGGACGGCAGCTCGGCCGTCGACGTGTCGCTGCTGACCGGGGAGCCGGTGCCGGTCGAGGTCGGGCCCGGTGACGCCGTGGTCGGGTCGACCCTCAACTCCGGCGGGCGGCTGGTCGTGCGCGTGACCCGCGTCGGCGCCGACACCCAGCTCGCGCGGATGGCGCAGCTCGTCGAGGACGCGCAGAGCGGCAAGGCCGCGGTGCAGCGCCTGGCCGACCGCGTGTCCGGGGTGTTCGTGCCCGTCGTCATCGCGCTCGCCGCGGCCACGCTCGGGTTCTGGCTCGGCACC
This sequence is a window from Pseudonocardia petroleophila. Protein-coding genes within it:
- a CDS encoding heavy metal translocating P-type ATPase; its protein translation is MTATLPVTEIELVIGGMTCASCANRVERKLNKLDGVSASVNYATEKARVQAPDGVDPAVLVAQVEAAGYTAKLPAAAPAPEEGTADPLRERLLVSIALSVPVVALSMVPAWQFTYWQWIALALAGPVVVWAAAPFHRAAWTNLRHGAATMDTLVSMGVLAAFAWSLYALLWGTAGTPGMVHPFELTISPSDGAGNIYLEVAAGVTTFLLAGRWFEARSKRRAGAALRALLELGAKDVALLRDGTETRVPVDALRVGDRFVVRPGEKVATDGVVEDGSSAVDVSLLTGEPVPVEVGPGDAVVGSTLNSGGRLVVRVTRVGADTQLARMAQLVEDAQSGKAAVQRLADRVSGVFVPVVIALAAATLGFWLGTGAGAATAFTAAVAVLIVACPCALGLATPTALLVGTGRGAQLGILITGPEVLESTRRVDTVVLDKTGTVTEGRMSLVSVVGDEDALRWAGAVEAASEHPIAAAVVAGARERVGDLPAVTGFANVEGLGVRGTVEGHDVVVGRAALDDLDLPAALVAAREAAEESGHTAVVVAWDGEARAVLAVADTVKPTSREAVAQLRALGLHPVLLTGDNARAARAVAGQVGIDDVIAEVLPADKLDVVKRLQDEGRVVAMVGDGVNDAAALAQADLGLAMGTGTDVAIEASDLTLVRGDLRAVGDAIRLSRRTLGTIRGNLFWAFAYNVAALPLAASGLLNPMIAGAAMAFSSVFVVANSLRLRGFRPAR
- a CDS encoding PASTA domain-containing protein — translated: MNRRRTLTALLAVTAIAGCSSPDRAWEMPGVVGQNLQAAQDAVQELTGFAVRVTTHDLSGADRRQVTDVEWMVCTQTPEAGTEITTDSMVDLGVVRQDEDC
- a CDS encoding heavy-metal-associated domain-containing protein; amino-acid sequence: MTEHTWTVTGMTCDHCVASVTEEITELDGVAAVAVDLRTGAVTVRSAAPLDDAAVRAAVAEAGYAVAA
- a CDS encoding metal-sensitive transcriptional regulator; its protein translation is MNGYAQDKDAYLKRMKRIEGQVRGIAKMIEDDKYCIDVLTQVSAATKALEAVALGLLDEHLRHCVSEAVAQGGQAADDKVAEASAAIARLVRS